CCCTGGTCAGCCGCGAGCAGATTGCGCAGACCCCCGGCGCTGACCGTACCAACAGTCTCGCCATGATCACCGACTTCACTCCCGGCGCGGTCATCGTGCACGACCAGTTGCACCTCCGCGGCGGACACCAAGTCACCTGGCTGCTCGACGGCGTCCCGGTGCCCAACACCAACATTGCCAGCAACGTCGGCCCGCAGTTCGACCCCAAGGACATGGACTATCTCGAAATCCAGCGCGGGGGTTTCTCCTCCGAATACGGCGACCGCGCCTACGGAGTGCTCAACGTCGTCCCGCGCTCCGGCTTCGAGCGCGACCACCAGGCCGAGCTCGTCGCCAGCTACGGCAGCTTCAATCAGACCAACAACCAGTTCAACTTCGGCAACCACAATGAACGCCTCGCCTATTACGCCAGCATCTCCGGCAACCGCACCGACCTCGGCCTGGAGACCCCGGTGCCCCAAGTCATTCACGACCTCGGCAGCGGCCTCAGCGCTTTCACGTCTCTGATCTATAACAAGACGCCAAACGATCAGCTTCGCTCCGTCGTCTCGGTGCGCGGCGACCACTACCAGGTCCCCAACGATCCCGACCAGCAGGCCTTGGGTCTGCGCGACGTCGATAACGAGCGCGACGTCTTCGCCAACTTCTCCTGGGTGCACACCTCGCCGCAAGGGCTGATGTTCACCGTCTCGCCCTTCTTCCACTTCAATTCCGCGCACTATCAGGGCAGTGTCGATGACGACCGCGGCTCCAATTATGCCGGCGGGGTCGTCACCCTCGGCGCCAGCGGCGGGCGCCACAATGCCCGCGTCGGGGTCGAAGGCTTCGCACAGCGCGAATCCCGAGCCCTGGCCCTCACCAGCGACACCGGCGCGTTCAGCGCGTCACAGCACACGTGGGGCAACCTCGCCGCGCTGTTTGCCGAAGATCAGTTCAAGGCGGCGTCATGGCTGACTTTCAATGCCGGCGTGCGCCTTACCCATTTCAGCGGCGGGGTCAATGAAACGGTCGCCGACCCGCGCATCGGCGCCGCCCTCACCGTCCCTCGCCTGCGCTGGACCTTGCGCGCCTTCTACGGCCGCTACTACCAGGCGCCACCTCTGTTCAGTGTCGGCGGGCCCGAGCTCGCCCTCGCTGCCGACCAAGGCTTCGGATTCCTGCCGCTCAAAGGCGAACGCGACGAGCAGCATGAGTTCGGCCTGGCCATTCCTCTGCGCGGCTGGACGTTGGACTTCTCGCACTTCAAGACTGCCGCCAAGAACTTCTTCGATCACGACGTCCTCGGAAACTCCAACATCTTCTTCCCGCTCACCATTGACCGTGCCCGGATTCACGGCTACGAAGCCACCGTGCGTTCCCCGCAAATCGCCGGCCGCGCTACGCTTCATCTCGCCTTCTCGCGCCAGTGGGTGGAAGGCTTCGGCGGCGTCACCGGCGGTCTTACCGACTTCTCCCCGCCCGAGGATACCTGGTTCCTTCTCGATCACGACCAGCGCGACACCCTCAGCTTCGGCGGCAATGTCCGCCTGCCCTTGCACTCCTGGATGTCCGCCAACCTCAATTACGGTTCCGGCTTCCTCAACGGCGACGGCCCCTCTCACCTGCCGTCGCACACCACCTTTGATCTCTCTCTGGGCAAGACTTTCGGCGAGAGCTGGACTATCCAGGCCAGTGGCCTGAATTTGAATAACAACCAGTATTTGCTCGACAACAGCAACACCTTCGGCGGCACTCACTACGCCAATCCGCGCGAAGTCATCGTCGAGGTCCGCTACCGCTTCAAGTACTAGCGTTCATGCGCTAAATTACCTGGTTCCACGCCAGCGCAACTATCTGTGCCCGGTCGCATCTATATGCAACGAGCAACTCTCACTATGAAGACGAAGCAACCCAGCGTGGCCTGGCTGATCAGCTTGTTAGTTTTTGCCGCGTGCGGCGCCACCGCCTTGCGCGCGCAGAGCCCCAATGAGGTCCTGCGCCCGCCCAAGGGCGCTAAGGTGGCCATCGTGGTTTTCGAAGATCTCGAGTGCCCCGACTGCGCCCGCGCCGCCCCGCTCGTTCTGGAAGCCGCCAAGGCCTACAAGATCCCCGTAGTCCGCTACGACTTCCCCCTGCCCCAGCATCTGTGGTCCTTCGATGCCGCCGTATTGGCCCGCTTTTTCGGCAGCAAGTCGCCCGCGCTCGGCGTGGAATATCGCGAGTACATCTTCGAGCACCAGCAACAGATCACCGGCGCCAATCCCCTGGACGAAACCGGCCAGAAGCAGCGCCTGCGCGTCGCCACGGAAAAATTCGCCCAGGAACACAAGGTCGTGCTGCCCTTCGTCGTGGACCCACAGAACAAGTTCGCCAACGCCGTCCGCGCCGACCGCGACCTCGGCACCCGCATCGGCATCCAGCACACGCCGACGCTCTACGTCGTCAACAACAGCCGCACCGGACGCCCCTTCATCGAAGTCGTCGATCGTTCGCAGCTATTTCAATTGATTGACCAGATGAAAAGCGAAGCCGGCTCCTGAACGTTCTTATTACTGACTTTGCGCCAGCTCCGGCGTCGCCGCCAGCAGCGACTGCGTGTACGGATGCGCCGCGCGCGTCGTCATCTGCTCCGTCGTTCCCAGTTCAACGATCTTGCCGCGATACATCACCGCGATCCGCGTCGCTAGGTAACGTACCACCGGCATGGAGTGCGAGATGAACAGGTAGGTGAGCTTGAACTCGCGCTGCAGTCGTGCCATCAGGTTGATGATCTGCGCCCCCACGCTGACGTCCAGCGCCGACACCGGTTCGTCGGCCACGATAAACCGCGGGCGCAGCGCCAGCGCGCGCGCAATCCCGATCCGCTGCCGCTGTCCCCCGCTGAACTCGTGCGGATACCGCCCCAGGGCCGCTTCATCCATGCCGACGGCCCGCAGCAACTCCGACGGCGTGAGCGGCGCTGGCTCTTCGCGGCCCATCTGCGCCCGGTGAATCTGCGCCGGTTCGGCCAGGACTTCCCGCACCCTCATGCGCGGGTCGAGCGAGCCGAACGGGTCCTGGAAGATGATTTGCATGTCGCGCCGCAGCCGCCGCATCTGGGCCGCGCTCGCCGCAAGCACGTCCGCGCTTTCCGCGAAGCGCACTGTTCCCGACGTCGGCTCAATGAGCCGTAAAATCACCCTGCCCAGCGTAGTCTTGCCGCTGCCCGACTCGCCCACCAGGCCAAGCGTTTCTCCCGCGTGAATGTCGAGCGACACGTCGTCCAGCGCCCGCACCTCGCCCTTCGCGCCTCCGCCCCACGCGGATTCGCCGAGCAGAAAAACCTTGGTCACATTGCGCACTTCAACCAGCGGCATCGCGACTGAGCCCATGTCAAAATACCCTTTGAACTGCCACTCCTCGCTCTTTAAATTGCGCCAGCCGCATCAGCGTAGCCAGAACCGCCTAATTGAGCTGGCGTTTAGGGTCAACCCAACTGAACACCAGCCATCGGGAACTGCAATGATTGCACCGTAACGGCCAGACCCGCACCAGCCACGACATGAGAACTTCCCGGTAATTGGCGCGATGCGAACGCACGATATCTACGTGGTCGCAGAAAGGGCAGTGCGCATTCGGATGGAAGTATTGCACTCAGATTCCGCACTTGTTGTTTGCCAAATATTATAGCCACACACCTCATAGCCACAAGGCGAGCTTCGACTCTCCGCGAGGCCGGCTGCGCGGGGCGCACGCTGGAGCGTGACGGCAGTCACTTACGCCGGCAGCGAGATTCGCAAGAATTCAGACACTCCAGCTACCGGAGGGTCCTATGTCTGCATCGATGCGATGTCCCTCGTGCGGGGCCACTCTGGCGACGGTCTTTCAGCCGCTGAATTCGTGGAAAGAAATTGCCGCTTACACGGGCCGCGGTGTGCGCACCGTGCAGCGCTGGGAACATCAGGGCCTGCCCGTGCATCGTCCCAAAGGCAAGGAGCGCAGCGCCGTGATCGCTTTTCCTGAAGAGATCAGTAAATGGCTGCATGGCACGCCGCATCGATGATCGCCCATTTCTGACAGCGGCGGTTTCGCAGAGCTGAAGTCCTGCTCCACCCGGTCAAATGCAAAGGGTTGCCAGTTTCATGGGCTGAAGCCCTGCCACGCCATCGTGCGCTGCTCACGCCTTCGAGCGCAGGAGTTCCTCCATGTCCCCGAGGCGGTCGCCGAGCAGGTTGAGCTTGTGGGCCAGGCCCTGGATTTCGGTGTGGGCGCGGCGGTTGACGTCGTAGTCAAGTTCGCCGCGCAGGCGGTCTTTCTTGTCCTGCCGGTTCTGGCTCATCATGATGACCGGCGCCTGGATGGCGGCCAGCATGGAGAGAAACAGGTTGAGCAGGATGAAGGGATACGGGTCCCAGGCGTGGTTGGCGAGGCGCACGTTGATCATGGTGTACATGGTGAGTAAGACGCCAAACAAGATGATGAACGACCAGGAGCCACCGAAGGAGGCCACCGAGTCGGCGATGCGCTCGCCGAGTGTGGCCTGCTCCTCGATGATCTCGTTGGGGTGGCGGCCGGCGCGGATGCGCACCAGTTGCTGGGCGGCGTGAAACTGGTGGCCAAGCACGGAGAGCATGTCCATGGCGGCGTGCGGCTTGCGCTGGATGAGGTGGAGAATGTCATTGCGGTCCACCTCGACGCAGACGGTTTCCTCGGCGGCCAGCGCCTCGGTCTGGTGCGGGGTCTGCTCCAGCATGGAAGCGAAGCCGAAAAATTCGCCCTGCCCGGGCTCATCGACGACGACTTCCTGGTGGTCTTCGTCGACCGTGGCGACGCGCACGCGGCCGGTGATGACGATGTAGGCGCGTCCAGAGGAGTCGCCGATTTTGTAAATGCGCTGCCGCGGCGCGAAGCTCTTGATCTCGGTCTGCGCGGCGAGGACGGCGGTCTCCTCGTCGTCGAGCTGGGCAAACAGCGGGACTTGCTTCAACACTTCGGGATCGCAGGGCATGCGGAATCTCCTCGCTGGGTTTGAGGGAGTGTAATCGAAATATTGACGTTTGCGGATTGGCGATTGATTCGGTGGCACTGATGCAAGTCTCGCGGGGAAGGCGGAATCCAGCCCGGCCCTGCCGGGCTATCCACTGATGTAGTAAACTGCGCGCAATCGTCTGGGGGAAAGCGAGAAAAACGTGATCGAGCTGGCGCCTTCGATATTGTCGGCTGATTTTGCCCACTTGGCGGACCAGGTGCACGCGGCGGGCCAGGGTGGCGGGTCGCTGCTGCACGTCGACGTGATGGACGGCCACTTCGTGCCCAACATCACCATCGGGCCGCCGGTGGTGAAGGCGTTGCGCAAAGTCACCCAGTTGCCGCTGGATTGTCACCTGATGATCGAAAACCCGGACCTCTACATCGGCGCCTTTGCGGACGCCGGAGCGGACTGGATCTCGGTGCACCAGGAAGAGTGCGTGCACCTGAACCGGACTCTGACTTTGATCAAGTCGCACGGCTGCCGCGCCGGCGTGGTGATCAACCCCGCGACCCCGGTGGCCACCCTTTGCGAGGTGCTCGACCTCGTGGACTTCGTGCTGGTGATGTCGGTGAACCCCGGCTTCGGCGGGCAGAAGTTCATCCCGGCGTCGCTGCACAAGATCGCGCGCCTGGCAGCCATGCGGACCGAACGCAACCTGAATTACCGCATCGAGGTGGATGGCGGAATCGCCTTGGACACGGTGCAGCAGGTGGTACGCGCCGGGGCGGAGATACTGGTGGCGGGCAGCGCCGTGTTCGGCTCCGGCGACATCAAGAGCAACGCGGCATCCCTGCTCAAGGCGGCGACCGAAGCGACCCTGCTGAAAGTGTAGAGAGGCGCGAATTTCGAGTTGTTCAGGCGAGTCGCGAAGCGACGCCAGTTCATAACCCGGGAACCTAAGTTCCGCGACAGCTCACTCCAGAATTCTCGCAGAGTCCCGCAGCGGCGCGGGACTACCTGACGGGGGACTGTTCACCCAGGATCAGTTTCAGAAACTGCCTAAAGACGGACAACCGCTGCAGGGCCAAATTCCCGCCCGTGGCGCAATCGAGGTCAAGTCCACCAAGCATGACGCATGGCTCACGGCGGATAGCCGGGTGGGGGAGGGGGGAACCTAACTGGGGGTTCCCCAGTGATGAACACGGCTCCTCACTCGATGTGCGCGTCAACTTCGGATCTCCTGTAAACTAGCAGGTACCGTTTTCCGCTCCAGAGTCTCGGTTCTCAGAGCTATTGAGGTAGGGCATGTTGCGACGTTTTCTTTCCTTTCTCTTGCTGGCGCTGATGGTGGTCGCGCTGGCGGGCTGCCACAACAAGAAAGTCTCCAACCCGCTGGCCGATGTTGGGTCCAAGCAGCCGGACAAGGTGTTGTTTGATCGGGCCATGGACCAGATGAAGCACAACCATATGGACCAGGCGCGGATCATTTTGCAGACGCTAATTAACACCTATCCGGATTCGGAGTACATCGCGCGTGCCAAGCTGGCGGTGGGCGATTCCTGGTACGCCGAAGGAGGCTCGGCGGCCTTGGCCCAGGCGGAGAACGAGTACAAGGACTTCGAAACCTTCTTTCCCAACCTGCCGGAAGCGGCCGAGGCGCAGTTGAAGGTGGCTAATATCCACTATCGGCAAATGGAGAAGCCCGACCGCGATTTCACTCACGCCTTGCGCGCGGAAGAGGAGTACCGGTCGCTGATCCAGGAATTCCCCGACAGCAAGCTGGTGCCGGAGGCAAAAGAGCGGCTGCTGGAGGTGCAGGAGGTGCTGGCGGAGCGCGAGTTCCTCATCGGGCGGTTCTATCTGATGCGCGAGGCTTGGGCGGCAACCGTGGCTCGGCTGCAGACGGTGGTAGACGAGTATCCCCTGTACAGCGGCGCCGACGAGGCTCTGTACCTATTGGGCAATGCCTACGAGCGGCAGATTGACGTGATCCGCGCGGCAAAATTCGATGAAGTGGCCAAGGGGAAGTTGCTCAAGGGATTTACCGACAAGGCCGCGGTCGCCTACGCGCGCATCATCACCCGTTACCCGATGACCAACCGCGCCGGCGATGCCCGCAAGCGTCTGGAGGCATTGCACCGGCCGGTTCCCACGCCCACCCCGGAGATGATCGCGCAGAACAAGAAGGAAGAAGAGAGCCGGCGCGAACTGGGACACTGGGGCAAGCTCAAGCTGAACCTGCATCGCAGCCCCGACACCTCGCTGGCAGCGCGGGTGGGCGAGCCGACCCTGGTGGATCCGACGCCGACCAACGCGCCCGACATCGTCAAAGCAAATATGGCGGCGTATCACGCGGCCACCGGCAAGCCGCCGGCAGGAACGGGCAGCGTCAGCGTGGAAACAGTGAAGGGCGCCACCACACCGCTGCCCAATCAGCCTGTGCCGCGCAGCGACGCGGCGCCGGCGGAGAATGCGGGCGACACCGGGCCGCCGGAGCTGAGGCCCATCAAGCCGGCGGACAGCGCGGATCCGGCGGCGAAGTCGTCCGCTCCAGCGACGCCTCCGGCGCAGATCAACGAAGCGGCCGCAGGCCAGGCCGTGCCGACGGCGGCGGATTCCAGTTCTTCAGCGGCTGCCTCTTCTGCTGGCAGTAGTGCCAATGATAAGAACTCGTCGTCGACCAGCAAGAAGAAAAAGAAGAAGGGGCTGGGGAAGCTGATTCCGTTCTAGACTGCAGGCTTCAGGCTGCGGGCAAGAAGGGCGGCCTCCCGTCGCCCTTCTGTTTTGGTGCAACCTGCTTGGGTGGAAGCCGAAAGCTTCGTGCCTGAAGGGACATGTCCGATGGTGGATGAGGGAGCTCCACCGGGTTGCTGTTTGGGTTGACTTGAAAGGGCAGAAACAGTAACTTCGGGGTTACGCTCCCCCTCAAGAGGCTCGTAGTGGCGCTAAAGGTACTTCTAGCGGACGACAATATCACTGCCCAGAAGATGGGCTGCAAGATCCTCAGCGACGCCGGCTACATTGTGGTCGCGGTCAGCAACGGCGCGGCCGCGATGAAGAAGATCGTGGCGGAAAAGCCGGAGCTCATCATCCTCGATGTTTACATGCCGGGCTATAGCGGCCTGGAAGTCTGCGAAAAGGTGAAAAACGCGGCCGAAACGGCGCAGGTGCCGGTGCTGCTGACGGTGGCCCCCATGGAGCCGTTCAACGCTGCGGACGGCAACCGGGTGAGGGCCGACGGGGTGCTGACCAAGCCGTTCTTGCCCACCGATCTGCTCGCCGTGGTGCGCAAATTCGAGGAGAAAATCCATCCTCCGGCGCCGCCGGAAGCGGGAAAGGCCGCCGGGATGCCGGCGCTGCAGGAATTCGAGGACGAAAGCTACGCCGAGTGGAAGGCGGGGGCCGCGCCCGAGGATGATGCCGCCGCCAAAGCGCCGGAGATGTCGCAGGA
The sequence above is a segment of the Terriglobia bacterium genome. Coding sequences within it:
- a CDS encoding ATP-binding cassette domain-containing protein, producing MPLVEVRNVTKVFLLGESAWGGGAKGEVRALDDVSLDIHAGETLGLVGESGSGKTTLGRVILRLIEPTSGTVRFAESADVLAASAAQMRRLRRDMQIIFQDPFGSLDPRMRVREVLAEPAQIHRAQMGREEPAPLTPSELLRAVGMDEAALGRYPHEFSGGQRQRIGIARALALRPRFIVADEPVSALDVSVGAQIINLMARLQREFKLTYLFISHSMPVVRYLATRIAVMYRGKIVELGTTEQMTTRAAHPYTQSLLAATPELAQSQ
- the rpe gene encoding ribulose-phosphate 3-epimerase, encoding MIELAPSILSADFAHLADQVHAAGQGGGSLLHVDVMDGHFVPNITIGPPVVKALRKVTQLPLDCHLMIENPDLYIGAFADAGADWISVHQEECVHLNRTLTLIKSHGCRAGVVINPATPVATLCEVLDLVDFVLVMSVNPGFGGQKFIPASLHKIARLAAMRTERNLNYRIEVDGGIALDTVQQVVRAGAEILVAGSAVFGSGDIKSNAASLLKAATEATLLKV
- a CDS encoding TonB-dependent receptor, which gives rise to MRKSWILVVLLAYAAAAHATVFGGIRGLVHDAQHRPIVGAQVVIHAVNSDWRKSADTNDLGEFRLGAVPAGAYEIDVSAPGFANSRQTLTVTSGYVLEAHFPLAIAQVHQSIEVKAEPESVGTTTSTTIALVSREQIAQTPGADRTNSLAMITDFTPGAVIVHDQLHLRGGHQVTWLLDGVPVPNTNIASNVGPQFDPKDMDYLEIQRGGFSSEYGDRAYGVLNVVPRSGFERDHQAELVASYGSFNQTNNQFNFGNHNERLAYYASISGNRTDLGLETPVPQVIHDLGSGLSAFTSLIYNKTPNDQLRSVVSVRGDHYQVPNDPDQQALGLRDVDNERDVFANFSWVHTSPQGLMFTVSPFFHFNSAHYQGSVDDDRGSNYAGGVVTLGASGGRHNARVGVEGFAQRESRALALTSDTGAFSASQHTWGNLAALFAEDQFKAASWLTFNAGVRLTHFSGGVNETVADPRIGAALTVPRLRWTLRAFYGRYYQAPPLFSVGGPELALAADQGFGFLPLKGERDEQHEFGLAIPLRGWTLDFSHFKTAAKNFFDHDVLGNSNIFFPLTIDRARIHGYEATVRSPQIAGRATLHLAFSRQWVEGFGGVTGGLTDFSPPEDTWFLLDHDQRDTLSFGGNVRLPLHSWMSANLNYGSGFLNGDGPSHLPSHTTFDLSLGKTFGESWTIQASGLNLNNNQYLLDNSNTFGGTHYANPREVIVEVRYRFKY
- the bamD gene encoding outer membrane protein assembly factor BamD; translation: MLRRFLSFLLLALMVVALAGCHNKKVSNPLADVGSKQPDKVLFDRAMDQMKHNHMDQARIILQTLINTYPDSEYIARAKLAVGDSWYAEGGSAALAQAENEYKDFETFFPNLPEAAEAQLKVANIHYRQMEKPDRDFTHALRAEEEYRSLIQEFPDSKLVPEAKERLLEVQEVLAEREFLIGRFYLMREAWAATVARLQTVVDEYPLYSGADEALYLLGNAYERQIDVIRAAKFDEVAKGKLLKGFTDKAAVAYARIITRYPMTNRAGDARKRLEALHRPVPTPTPEMIAQNKKEEESRRELGHWGKLKLNLHRSPDTSLAARVGEPTLVDPTPTNAPDIVKANMAAYHAATGKPPAGTGSVSVETVKGATTPLPNQPVPRSDAAPAENAGDTGPPELRPIKPADSADPAAKSSAPATPPAQINEAAAGQAVPTAADSSSSAAASSAGSSANDKNSSSTSKKKKKKGLGKLIPF
- a CDS encoding DUF1003 domain-containing protein; its protein translation is MPCDPEVLKQVPLFAQLDDEETAVLAAQTEIKSFAPRQRIYKIGDSSGRAYIVITGRVRVATVDEDHQEVVVDEPGQGEFFGFASMLEQTPHQTEALAAEETVCVEVDRNDILHLIQRKPHAAMDMLSVLGHQFHAAQQLVRIRAGRHPNEIIEEQATLGERIADSVASFGGSWSFIILFGVLLTMYTMINVRLANHAWDPYPFILLNLFLSMLAAIQAPVIMMSQNRQDKKDRLRGELDYDVNRRAHTEIQGLAHKLNLLGDRLGDMEELLRSKA
- a CDS encoding DsbA family protein — protein: MKTKQPSVAWLISLLVFAACGATALRAQSPNEVLRPPKGAKVAIVVFEDLECPDCARAAPLVLEAAKAYKIPVVRYDFPLPQHLWSFDAAVLARFFGSKSPALGVEYREYIFEHQQQITGANPLDETGQKQRLRVATEKFAQEHKVVLPFVVDPQNKFANAVRADRDLGTRIGIQHTPTLYVVNNSRTGRPFIEVVDRSQLFQLIDQMKSEAGS